From the genome of Argentina anserina chromosome 4, drPotAnse1.1, whole genome shotgun sequence, one region includes:
- the LOC126791982 gene encoding LOB domain-containing protein 42-like, which yields MRTSCNGCRVLRKGCSENCEIRPCIEWIKSPESQANATLFLAKFYGRAGLLNLINAGERHQRPGIFKSLLYEACGRIVNPTFGSVGLLSSGNWAQCQAAVDAVLAGSPIVETNVPVPHLNPNPVPPVNSCDIRHVSKDTSMGKNKNRFTRSMTRPKIQLDSITGAAAEWSGVNLHEFGQSSSGGGERSMQSLESVEAPWEMMQMNRGKPNPVGKDEKDEVGLELTLGSGFGKLNGKQ from the exons ATGAGGACTAGTTGCAATGGCTGTAGGGTTCTTCGCAAAGGGTGCAGTGAGAACTGCGAAATCCGACCATGCATTGAGTGGATCAAATCGCCGGAATCCCAAGCCAACGCCACTCTTTTCTTGGCCAAATTCTACGGCCGTGCCGGACTTCTCAACCTCATAAATGCCGGAGAACGGCACCAGCGCCCAG GGATTTTCAAGTCGCTGCTGTACGAGGCATGCGGAAGGATTGTGAACCCGACTTTTGGTTCGGTGGGATTGCTCTCCTCCGGGAACTGGGCCCAATGCCAGGCTGCTGTCGACGCTGTGCTCGCGGGATCACCGATTGTGGAAACCAATGTGCCAGTGCCACACCTGAACCCTAACCCGGTTCCTCCTGTCAACTCCTGTGACATACGCCACGTGTCTAAGGACACGAGTATGGGGAAGAACAAGAACCGGTTCACGAGGTCCATGACCAGGCCGAAAATCCAGCTCGACTCGATCACCGGGGCGGCGGCAGAATGGAGCGGGGTCAATCTGCATGAGTTTGGCCAGAGTTCCAGCGGAGGAGGGGAGAGAAGCATGCAGTCTTTGGAGTCGGTGGAGGCTCCGTGGGAGATGATGCAGATGAACCGGGGCAAACCGAACCCGGTTGGGAAAGATGAGAAGGATGAGGTCGGGTTGGAACTGACACTTGGGTCTGGGTTCGGGAAACTGAACGGAAAACAGTAA
- the LOC126791978 gene encoding LOW QUALITY PROTEIN: protein FLX-like 3 (The sequence of the model RefSeq protein was modified relative to this genomic sequence to represent the inferred CDS: deleted 1 base in 1 codon), producing the protein MMPSLLQDAVMAGRNRMPRHADGFRGYRDDPPPVMRRAPQPFSIHPAALEEELAMQHREMQRIIAENRLVIDDNTLLQRELSDAKDEIRRLGQVVPKLRAEKEAETRELIERGLKLEADLRAVAPVRAEVVQLRAEIQKLNAVRQELASQVQGLTQDVTRLQAENQQLVAMRADIDGMQKELIETRRAYEYERKANEEQVEQRLAMEKNLISMAREIEQLRAEQMNADRRTRGLGGGGYGTMNGGPEMRYSGALYGSVYRNSWGPYDRPGTGR; encoded by the exons ATGATGCCATCATTACTGCAGGAT GCTGTTATGGCAGGGAGAAATCGTATGCCTCGCCATGCTGATGGCTTTCGAGGTTATCGTGATGATCCACCGCCTGTTATGCGTCGTGCACCACAACCATTTTCTATCCACCCTGCAGCTTTGGAAGAAGAACTTGCAATGCAGCACAGAGAAATGCAACGAATTATCGCTGAGAATCGCCTTGTAATTGATGATAATACTCTTCTTCAAAGGGAATTATCAGATGCCAAAGATGAGATTCGTAGATTAGGGCAGGTAGTGCCCAAACTCCGGGCTGAGAAAGAGGCAGAGACTAGGGAATTGATTGAGAGAGGATTGAAGCTTGAAGCTGATCTCCGTGCTGTTGCGCCTGTAAGGGCAGAGGTTGTGCAATTGAGGGCTGAAATTCAGAAATTAAATGCTGTACGGCAGGAGTTGGCTAGCCAAGTCCAAGGTCTCACTCAGGATGTCACTCGATTACAAGCTGAGAATCAGCAACTAGTTGCCATGAGAGCTGATATTGATGGCATGCAAAAGGAGCTTATCGAGACAAG GAGAGCTTATGAATATGAGAGGAAAGCCAATGAAGAACAAGTTGAACAAAGGCTAGCAATGGAAAAGAACCTGATATCCATGGCTCGTGAAATAGAGCAGCTACGAGCAGAGCAGATGAATGCAGACAGAAGGACACGGGGACTAG GTGGCGGGGGTTATGGAACGATGAATGGAGGTCCTGAAATGAGATATTCGGGTGCTTTGTATGGCAGTGTCTATAGAAATAGTTGGGGACCTTATGACAGGCCTGGAACAGGGCGTTAA
- the LOC126791971 gene encoding homocysteine S-methyltransferase 1: MVGKKKETTTTTLEDLIEKAGGCAVVDGGFATQLEKHGAAINDTLWSAVCLVKDPDLIKRVHLEYLEAGADVLVTSSYQATIPGFLSKGLSIEEGESLLKKSVTLAVEARNSFWETMKVIPGQHHFNRALVAASIGSYGAYLADGSEYSGDYGPNVDLNKLKDFHRRRLQVLVEAGPDLLAFETIPNKLEAKACIELLEEENVEIPSWICFSSVDGENAPSGESFKECLDVINKSNKVNAVGINCAPPHFIESLICKFKQLTSKAIVVYPNSGEIWDGKAKRWLPSKCFDDDKFECFATRWRDSGAKLIGGCCRTTPTTIQAISKVLKGVYQ, from the exons ATGGTCggaaagaagaaggaaaccacGACGACGACCTTGGAGGACTTGATAGAGAAAGCAGGAGGTTGCGCTGTCGTGGACGGAGGGTTCGCCACACAATTGGAGAAACACGGCGCTGCCATCAACGACACTCTCTGGAGCGCCGTTTGCCTCGTCAAGGACCCAGACCTAATCAAGAGG GTTCACTTGGAATACTTGGAAGCCGGCGCCGATGTTCTGGTCACTTCGTCTTACCAG GCAACAATTCCCGGCTTTTTGTCCAAGGGACTGTCCATTGAAGAAGGGGAGTCACTTCTGAAGAAGAGTGTAACATTAGCTGTCGAAGCTCGGAATAGTTTCTGGGAAACAATGAAAGTGATTCCAGGGCAACATCACTTTAACAGGGCTTTGGTTGCTGCCTCTATCGGAAGCTATGGCGCTTATCTTGCGGATGGTTCTGAATACAG TGGGGATTATGGACCGAACGTGGATTTGAATAAGCTGAAGGATTTCCACCGCCGCAGATTGCAAGTTCTTGTGGAAGCAGGTCCGGATTTACTCGCATTTGAGACCATTCCTAATAAGCTTGAAGCCAAG GCCTGCATTGAGCTgcttgaagaagaaaatgttGAAATCCCATCGTGGATATGTTTCAGCTCTGTTGATGGTGAGAATGCCCCATCTGGAGAGAGCTTCAAGGAATGCCTTGACGTAATAAACAAAAGTAACAAAGTAAATGCAGTGGGGATAAACTGTGCACCTCCTCATTTCATTGAAAGTCTCATCTGCAAATTTAAGCAG TTAACCAGTAAGGCAATTGTTGTGTACCCTAATAGTGGTGAGATATGGGATGGCAAAGCTAAGAGATGGCTG CCTTCCAAGTGCTTCGATGATGACAAGTTTGAATGCTTTGCAACAAGATGGCGTGATTCAGGCGCTAAGCTCATAGGAGGCTGTTGCCGGACAACACCGACAACCATTCAAGCAATTTCTAAGGTTCTAAAGGGAGTATACCAGTGA
- the LOC126791963 gene encoding zinc finger protein CONSTANS-LIKE 16-like, producing the protein MILNKKGAASVAAANVVGGKTARACDSCIKKRARWYCAADDAFLCQACDSSVHSANLLARRHERVRLKTASSSLKSSTNSRSCDKSEVPSWHRGFTRKRRTPRQGKSGTPRNRFPLVPEVGADDLSYEENEEEQLLYRVPIYDPFVAELCTSPNSNTVPKGVNGNESRAVSLPNYYGVGNGNSPSSHGFDLPSDMDLADFAADVDSLLGRGLDDDERFGMEGLGLMDCQEKESTTTEEGSTGRVKVEDEEDSYMACQADTEIDLMREPFVLNFEDYDDSPTSCAEDEEEDYKLGARMSHGQTKSSIEKHQSCKKRKIFLTLDYDHVITQWNSQSKGSPWTLGDRPDFDSDFLPDFMGTLSGTALHHYPYGELNGVIGLHPAMTDGGRDARVSRYREKRRTRLFSKKIRYEVRKLNAEKRPRMKGRFVKRASFVTSGSVLPTLRK; encoded by the exons ATGATTTTAAACAAGAAAGGAGCTGCCTCTGTCGCAGCAGCAAACGTCGTCGGTGGAAAGACGGCGAGAGCTTGTGACAGTTGCATAAAGAAGAGGGCTAGATGGTACTGTGCTGCTGATGATGCATTTCTATGTCAGGCCTGCGACTCCTCCGTCCACTCGGCCAACCTGTTGGCCAGGAGACATGAACGTGTGCGGTTGAAAACGGCGTCGTCGTCCCTCAAGTCTTCAACCAACTCCAGGAGTTGTGATAAATCCGAAGTGCCGTCATGGCACCGAGGATTCACGAGGAAGCGGCGGACGCCGCGCCAGGGGAAGTCCGGGACTCCTCGGAATAGGTTTCCTCTTGTTCCCGAAGTCGGAGCGGACGATCTTTCGTATGAGGAAAATGAGGAGGAGCAGCTTTTGTATAGGGTTCCCATATACGATCCCTTTGTTGCCGAGCTCTGCACTTCTCCTAATTCCAACACTGTTCCCAAAGGTGTCAATGGAAATGAATCCAGAGCGGTTTCGTTGCCGAATTATTACGGTGTGGGTAATGGAAATTCACCTTCGTCGCATGGTTTTGATCTTCCGAGTGATATGGATCTTGCGGATTTTGCGGCAGATGTTGATAGCTTATTGGGGAGGGggcttgatgatgatgagcgTTTTGGCATGGAAGGGTTGGGATTAATGGATTGTCAGGAAAAGGAATCCACAACGACGGAGGAGGGTAGTACAGGAAGAGTGAAGGTTGAAGATGAGGAAGATTCTTATATGGCATGCCAAGCTGATACGGAGATTGATTTGATGAGGGAGCCTTTTGTGTTGAACTTTGAAGACTACGACGACTCGCCTACTTCCTGCGCCGAAGACGAGGAGGAGGATTACAAGCTGGGAGCGAGAATGAGTCATGGCCAGACGAAGAGTAGTATTGAAAAGCATCAAAGTTGCAAGAAGAGGAAGATATTTTTGACGCTGGACTATGATCATGTGATTACTCAATGGAATAGCCAGAGCAAAGGATCTCCGTGGACATTGGGAGATCGGCCAGATTTCGATTCCGATTTCCTGCCTGACTTCATG GGCACTTTAAGTGGAACGGCGTTACATCATTACCCCTATGGAGAATTGAATGGAGTAATTGGGTTACATCCGGCAATGACCGATGGAGGGCGAGACGCGAGGGTGTCAAGGTACAGAGAAAAGAGGAGGACCAGGTTGTTCTCGAAGAAAATAAGATACGAAGTTCGGAAGCTTAATGCTGAGAAGAGACCCAGAATGAAAGGAAGATTTGTGAAGAGAGCTTCATTTGTAACTTCAGGATCTGTATTGCCGACGCTTCGTAAATGA